Proteins found in one Miscanthus floridulus cultivar M001 chromosome 4, ASM1932011v1, whole genome shotgun sequence genomic segment:
- the LOC136552293 gene encoding aspartyl protease family protein 2-like — MSRSYRLIADFPVLSPWYNVSGVEQPEVPLLSLLFTDGAVWDFPTENYFIRLDPDGIMCLAVLGTPRTSMSIIGNFQQQNFHVVYDLQNNRLGFAPWRCAEV, encoded by the coding sequence ATGAGCAGGTCGTACCGTCTGATCGCGGACTTCCCGGTGCTGAGCCCGTGGTACAACGTGTCTGGTGTGGAGCAGCCGGAGGTGCCGTTGCTGTCGTTGTTGTTCACCGACGGCGCCGTGTGGGACTTCCCCACGGAGAACTACTTCATCCGGCTGGACCCGGATGGCATCATGTGCCTAGCGGTCCTGGGCACCCCGCGCACCAGCATGTCCATCATCGGTAACTTCCAGCAGCAGAACTTCCACGTCGTGTACGACCTGCAGAACAACCGGCTGGGCTTCGCGCCGTGGCGGTGCGCCGAGGTGTAG